The Halovivax ruber XH-70 genome includes the window TGTCGCGGCATCGTTCACAAGGTGTTCGAGGCGCCGCTCGAACCGGTTATCGTCTCGACGGGCACGCCGCCCGATCGCGGTGTCTGGGAGAGTCACTCGATCGTCGCCGTCGCGGCGGCGAAGGCCCTCGCCTGGGAGCGCGAACAATCCGTCGAGTCGGCCTACGTCGAGTATCCAGCCGCCGCCGTGATCCGACGCATCGACCTCACGACCCGTCGGAAAGCCGCCTACCGGCGGACACTCCGGACCGTCCGCGAAATCGACGGCCCGCCGCCGCGGACGAACGACCGGTCGAAGTGTGACCACTGTGACTACGCCCACAAGTGCGGCGTCCGCACCCGAACACTGCGATCGCTGCTCGAACGACGATAGGGGCGACACGACGGTCGCTACTCGCATGACGGTGCGGCCAGAGAGAAGTACGAGATCGGCGACCGTCGTCAGTTCGCGGTGAGCCAGTGTTCGATGTCGTCGGCGCGTGCGCCACGACGGTGGATGGTGTCGGTGGCGACGTCGACCACCGTACTCTCGGTTCCGTCGGTCTCGCCGCCGTCCAAGACGACCGCCGCCTGCTCGCGGATCGAATCGTCGAGTTCGTCCGGACGACGGACGCTCGGTCGGCCACTCACGTTCGCACTCGTGGCCGTGATCGGCGTGCCGGCGCGTTCACAGAGGCGCAACGCGAGCGGGTGGTCGGGCACGCGGATTCCGACTCGGTCCCGACCGGCCGTGAGCACGTCCGGGACCGACGAGCGACGCGTACAGAGGACTGTGACCGGGCCGGGGAGGAACGTCGCCATGAATCGGCGTTCTCGGTCGGTCGCCCTGACGTGCTCGAGCGCCGAGGGGACGGAGGGGACGGCCATCGAGAGCGGCTTGTCTCGGTCCCTGCCTTTCGCCTCGAAGACGCGCTCGATCGCACTCGGATCGAGGGCGTCGGCGCCGAGACCGTACACCGTCTCGGTCGGGTAGACGACCAGCTCGCCGGCATCGATCGCGTCGGCGGCCGCACGAATCGGGGGCATGCCCGCTACTCCGGGGATTCGGGGCAAAAAAGTAGCGCTCGGACGGTTGGAAGTCCCGCATCGACGCGGCGAGACAGCGCCTCGGCTACCAGTCGGCGAGCACGGCCTCGAGTTCGTCGTAGTCGGGGAAGTCCGGCCACTCGGTGGCGACCCAGGCGTACTCGACGGTACGGTCCGCGTCGAGGACGAAGATCGCCGGACGCGGTTCGGTGATGCCGGTCATGCCGTCGAGGTCGTGGACCACGCCGTAGGTCTCGGCGACCGCGTTCGTCGGATCGCTGAAGACGCCGTACGGGAGGTCGTGGTCGCGCAGGAACGGAGCGAGTTCGTACGGACTCGAGATGGAGACGGCCAGGACGCTCGCCGAGGAGGCTACAGCCGTCGGTCGGTCGGCGTCGAGTGGCGTCGCTTCCTCGTCGGTTGTGGCCCTGTCGTCGGCTTCGTCTCCGTCCTCAGTCCGAGCTGGATCCGCGTCCGTCGCACTCACACCGATTCCCCGGTCACGAAGTTCGGTGAGCGTGTACTCGGCGGGAAATGCCCCGGCCATCGTCGTGAAGACGAGGACGGTCGGCGAGCCGGCAGTGTCGGCGAACGAGGCGTCGTGCCAACCGTCGTCGGCAACCAGCGGGCGCGTGAAGTCCGGGGCCGTCTCGCCAAGTGCGACGTGGTCGGTCGGACCGAGGTCGACGACGTCGAAGTCGACCATCAGGCACCACCCTCGCCGTACGTGCGTTCGAGGTAGGCGACGATGTTCTCACTCTCGGCCATCGTGACGCCGGTCGACTCGTCGACGATGACGGGGACCGTTCGCACGCCCGCGGCACGTTTGACCGCATTTCGCCGGGAGTGCAGCGGTTCGACGAAGTGAGAGTGGTAGTCGACGCCGAGGTCGTCGAGGACGCGAACGACTCGTTCACAGAACGGACAGCCCTGCAGGCGATAGAGCGTGATCGAGTCGGAAGCGGTGCTCGTCATATCACGACGTACGGAATC containing:
- a CDS encoding L-threonylcarbamoyladenylate synthase, which produces MPPIRAAADAIDAGELVVYPTETVYGLGADALDPSAIERVFEAKGRDRDKPLSMAVPSVPSALEHVRATDRERRFMATFLPGPVTVLCTRRSSVPDVLTAGRDRVGIRVPDHPLALRLCERAGTPITATSANVSGRPSVRRPDELDDSIREQAAVVLDGGETDGTESTVVDVATDTIHRRGARADDIEHWLTAN
- a CDS encoding CRISPR-associated protein Cas4, giving the protein MVSVTFSDLRSAAFCPRQCYYEWVDDDRDPPPHVERVRSLAFRYDELLRADRLSLAAEPIEIDPAVYQRQLADAKTRHDRWRECCTPASREVLVDGRDCRGIVHKVFEAPLEPVIVSTGTPPDRGVWESHSIVAVAAAKALAWEREQSVESAYVEYPAAAVIRRIDLTTRRKAAYRRTLRTVREIDGPPPRTNDRSKCDHCDYAHKCGVRTRTLRSLLERR
- a CDS encoding redoxin domain-containing protein codes for the protein MVDFDVVDLGPTDHVALGETAPDFTRPLVADDGWHDASFADTAGSPTVLVFTTMAGAFPAEYTLTELRDRGIGVSATDADPARTEDGDEADDRATTDEEATPLDADRPTAVASSASVLAVSISSPYELAPFLRDHDLPYGVFSDPTNAVAETYGVVHDLDGMTGITEPRPAIFVLDADRTVEYAWVATEWPDFPDYDELEAVLADW
- a CDS encoding glutaredoxin family protein, giving the protein MTSTASDSITLYRLQGCPFCERVVRVLDDLGVDYHSHFVEPLHSRRNAVKRAAGVRTVPVIVDESTGVTMAESENIVAYLERTYGEGGA